A region of Panicum virgatum strain AP13 chromosome 8N, P.virgatum_v5, whole genome shotgun sequence DNA encodes the following proteins:
- the LOC120685046 gene encoding uncharacterized protein LOC120685046, translating to MALWLPKKKAVPIEVKESIMGYLVDHINGDPDADASLNDGWSTLQLDLLEVKYPLQEETKKKTPVGARRTVATTLSGYAAYLVASAPELFADRTEGTKRVYSNMKGELKEVLGGCWGYHASWQATRFDKLVGIAQGLPEEETTTVLRKGAKLGKKLMEMAGEGSDAVPIYALAILFNSTKKQEWAVSTHHHSSERVLWVPILLVHLGGQDGITAYNIEDNELWKRHVVTAVSQVTVAIYVLYKSWPSGYSISAIESILALFLFFYGIFKCIRKPWDLKKVSINSLVDSTGSKETGQINSLHVYVRSAVYYFCGGSDEGNNNYMTFWNPFDAFVDLAPSYSERLWSLKVLVHNQDAAHRLAQSALSVTFDRLYTKESLKTMPRWYTCSIDICTIIPLVSALQVLVFVLIVTFHMDGIRASFNHTEVTITFILIYCAAVMEAIIPSAMRIKSIHEWFNQQRHQWPDQVAQYNLIGYLARDKRHPWLKKLATLLCCKDLLDQLWSMAPSKSSPDITKLIHGYIARGWTEHHIKDTPTYRAFNDNRGQWTLSREGCGGSLEWSLRRPFDESVILWHLATDFCFHRTVTPSSHEAARRCREMSNYMAYLLFVKPDMLMTGARRSLFRAACKDIQCLLNEDLQQDGPENTLLDDQGELTLNIAQRAMITDNAPHIVREARWLSTCLMALRNDDEEDKMWRVIQGVWVEMLCFSAGRCRGYLHAKSLGSGGEYLSYVWLLLLYMGMETLTEKMQRTELHEDRIAVGMSSAAPMAATSDENV from the exons ATGGCGCTATGGCTGCCTAAGAAGAAGGCCGTGCCCATCGAAGTGAAGGAGTCCATCATGGGGTACCTAGTGGATCACATCAATGGCGACCCCGATGCTGATGCCTCTCTCAACGACGGCTGGTCGACGCTGCAGTTGGA CCTCCTGGAGGTGAAGTACCCGCTGCAAGaggagacgaagaagaagaccccGGTGGGAGCTCGTCGTACGGTGGCGACGACCCTGTCCGGGTACGCTGCGTACCTGGTGGCGTCGGCTCCGGAGCTGTTCGCCGACAGGACGGAGGGCACCAAGCGCGTGTACAGCAACATGAAGGGCGAGCTCAAGGAGGTGCTGGGAGGGTGTTGGGGGTACCATGCGTCTTGGCAGGCCACCCGCTTCGACAAGCTGGTCGGCATCGCACAAGGGCTGCCGGAGGAGGAGACGACGACGGTGCTGCGCAAGGGGGCGAAGCTGGGGAAGAAGCTGATGGAGATGGCAGGCGAAG GCAGCGATGCCGTGCCGATTTACGCGCTGGCCATCCTCTTCAACAGCACCAAGAAGCAGGAATGGGCAGTATCCACACATCATCACAGCAGCGAAAGGGTGCTGTGGGTGCCAATCCTCTTGGTGCACCTTGGTGGACAGGATGGCATAACTGCCTATAACATTGaagacaatgaactatggaagcGTCATGTTGTAACAGCAGTGTCTCAG GTCACCGTTGCTATCTATGTGTTGTACAAGTCATGGCCATCAGGATACAGTATTAGTGCTATTGAGTCGATACTTgcattgtttttgttcttctatGGGATTTTCAAATGCATACGGAAGCCATGGGATTTGAAGAAAGTTAGCATCAATAGCCTCGTCGACTCCACTGGTTCGAAAGAAACTGGCCAGATCAATTCCCTCCATGTATACGTGCGAAGCGCGGTTTATTATTTTTGTGGCGGCAGCGATGAGGGAAATAACAATTACATGACATTTTGGAACCCATTTGATGCATTTGTAGACCTTGCACCTTCCTATTCCGAACGACTTTGGAGCCTGAAGGTCTTGGTGCATAATCAAGATGCCGCGCATCGCTTGGCACAGTCCGCCCTCTCTGTAACATTCGATCGACTCTATACCAAGGAATCACTGAAGACGATGCCGCGGTGGTACACTTGTTCCATTGATATTTGCACGATTATTCCATTGGTATCTGCACTCCAGGTGCTTGTATTTGTACTCATAGTCACATTCCACATGGACGGCATAAGAGCTTCTTTCAACCACACTGAAGTCACTATCACATTTATCTTGATATATTGTGCTGCTGTGATGGAGGCCATTATACCTTCAGCCATGCGTATTAAGAGCATACATGAATGGTTTAATCAGCAACGACATCAGTGGCCTGATCAAGTTGCCCAGTACAACCTGATTGGGTACTTGGCTCGAGACAAGAGGCACCCCTGGCTCAAGAAGTTGGCAACACTGCTGTGTTGCAAGGACCTTCTCGATCAGCTCTGGAGCATGGCGCCATCCAAGTCCTCGCCCGACATCACCAAGCTCATCCATGGCTACATCGCCAGAGGGTGGACGGAGCATCACATAAAGGACACACCAACCTACAGGGCCTTCAATGACAACCGAGGTCAGTGGACACTCAGCAGGGAGGGGTGTGGCGGTAGCCTCGAATGGAGCCTGCGCAGACCGTTCGACGAGAGTGTCATCCTCTGGCACCTCGCCACAGACTTTTGCTTCCACCGCACGGTCACTCCTTCCTCCCACGAAGCTGCTCGCCGCTGCAGGGAGATGTCCAACTACATGGCGTACCTGCTGTTCGTCAAGCCGGACATGCTGATGACCGGGGCCAGGCGCAGCCTTTTCAGAGCAGCTTGCAAGGATATTCAGTGCCTGCTAAATGAGGATCTTCAGCAGGATGGACCAGAGAACACACTGCTGGACGACCAGGGGGAGCTCACTCTGAATATAGCTCAGCGGGCAATGATCACTGATAACGCACCACACATCGTTCGTGAGGCTCGGTGGCTCTCGACGTGTCTCATGGCCTTGCGCAACGACGATGAGGAGGACAAGATGTGGAGGGTGATCCAGGGCGTGTGGGTGGAGATGCTCTGCTTCTCTGCTGGCAGGTGTAGAGGGTATCTGCATGCCAAGAGCTTAGGCAGTGGCGGGGAGTACCTCTCGTACGTCTGGCTCCTTCTCTTGTATATGGGGATGGAGACCTTGACAGAGAAGATGCAGAGGACAGAGCTACACGAGGACCGTATTGCGGTAGGCATGTCATCAGCGGCTCCTATGGCGGCCACCAGTGATGAGAATGTCTGA